One genomic window of Solanum dulcamara chromosome 10, daSolDulc1.2, whole genome shotgun sequence includes the following:
- the LOC129870715 gene encoding protein NSP-INTERACTING KINASE 2-like, translating to MNAVLGYLYLFNFLAYYAHAMLTPAGVNYEVQALMEIKKNLDDPHNVLNWDGDAVDPCSWNMVTCSSDKFVIGLESPSQSLSGKISPYIHNLTHLELVLLQSNNISGSIPLELGKLHKLKTIDLSDNKLTGEIPSSLAQLKSLQYLRLNNNSLTGAVPVDLANMTQLSLVDLSFNNLSGPVPRLLAKAFNILGNPMICATGKEPECNGTTPMPLSFSLNNPQNVQPSGKPKTHKVALAFGTSLGCICLLIVGFGFFLWWRQKHNKQIFFDNNEQHIEEVCLGNLRRFQFKELQSATNNFSSKNILGKGGFGNVYKGCLSDGIIVAVKRLKDGNAVGGNQQFQTEVALISLAVHRNLLRLYGFCMTPTERLLVYPYMSNGSVASRLKAKPTLDWGTRKRIALGAARGLLYLHEQCDPKIIHRDVKAANILLDDYCEAVVGDFGLAKLLDHRDSHVTTAVRGTVGHIAPEYLSTGQSSDKTDVFGFGILLLELITGQRALEFGKAANQKGAMLDWVRKIQQEKKLDMLVDKDMKNEYDTIELEEMVQVALLCTQYHPSHRPKMSEVVRMLEGDGLAEKWEASQRAEPTRCSRANEFSSSERYSDLTDDSSLLVQAMELSGPR from the exons ATGAATGCTGTTTTAGGATATTTGTACTTATTCAACTTCTTGGCTTATTATGCTCATGCTATGCTTACTCCAGCTGGTGTCAATTATGAAG TGCAAGCTTTAATGGAGATAAAGAAGAATTTAGATGATCCTCATAATGTTTTAAACTGGGATGGAGATGCTGTTGATCCTTGTAGTTGGAATATGGTGACTTGTTCAAGTGATAAATTTGTCATTGGCCT GGAAAGTCCTAGCCAAAGTTTGTCTGGCAAAATATCACCATATATCCACAATTTGACACACCTTGAACTTGT ACTTCTACAAAGCAATAATATATCAGGATCAATTCCTTTGGAGCTTGGAAAGCTTCATAAACTTAAGACAATTGATCTTTCTGATAACAAGTTAACCGGCGAAATCCCGTCATCTTTAGCTCAGCTGAAAAGCCTCCAATACTT GAGATTAAACAACAACAGTCTAACTGGAGCTGTTCCTGTGGACTTGGCCAATATGACTCAGCTGTCACTTGT GGACTTGTCTTTCAACAATCTCAGTGGTCCTGTACCAAGGCTTCTTGCCAAAGCATTCAA CATTTTGGGAAATCCAATGATATGTGCAACTGGAAAAGAGCCAGAGTGCAATGGAACAACACCAATGCCCCTCTCTTTCTCTTTAAACAATCCACAGA ATGTTCAGCCTTCTGGAAAACCAAAAACTCACAAGGTTGCCTTAGCCTTTGGGACAAGTTTAGGGTGTATCTGCCTACTAATTGTTGGATTTGGATTCTTTCTGTGGTGGAGACAAAAGCACAATAAGCAGATTTTCTTTGACAATAATG AACAACATATTGAAGAAGTGTGCTTAGGCAACTTAAGGAGGTTCCAATTCAAGGAACTTCAGTCTGCCACAAACAATTTCAGCAGCAAGAACATACTAGGGAAAGGTGGTTTTGGTAATGTTTATAAAGGTTGTCTTAGTGACGGGATTATTGTGGCTGTGAAAAGGCTCAAAGATGGAAATGCAGTTGGAGGCAATCAGCAGTTTCAGACTGAAGTCGCGTTGATCAGTCTGGCAGTGCATCGCAATCTCCTCAGGTTGTATGGATTTTGCATGACACCAACTGAAAGGTTGCTTGTGTATCCTTACATGTCTAATGGAAGTGTAGCTTCGCGTCTCAAAG CCAAACCAACCTTGGATTGGGGTACAAGAAAAAGAATAGCTTTGGGAGCTGCAAGGGGCTTATTATATCTGCATGAGCAATGTGATCCAAAGATCATTCACAGGGATGTAAAAGCTGCAAATATATTGCTTGATGATTACTGTGAAGCTGTTGTTGGAGATTTCGGATTGGCAAAGCTTTTGGATCATCGCGATTCACATGTCACAACTGCGGTTAGAGGAACTGTAGGACATATAGCTCCAGAGTACCTTTCCACAGGACAATCCTCTGATAAGACGGACGTTTTTGGTTTTGGTATTCTCTTGCTAGAATTGATCACTGGACAGAGAGCTCTGGAATTTGGTAAAGCAGCAAACCAGAAAGGCGCCATGCTTGATTGG GTAAGAAAGATTCAACAAGAGAAAAAGCTAGACATGTTAGTGGACAAGGACATGAAAAACGAGTACGATACGATAGAACTAGAGGAAATGGTACAGGTAGCATTATTGTGCACTCAGTATCATCCAAGTCATAGACCAAAAATGTCAGAAGTAGTAAGGATGCTTGAAGGGGATGGATTAGCAGAGAAGTGGGAAGCATCTCAAAGAGCAGAACCAACAAGATGCAGCAGAGCCAATGAATTTTCCTCTTCAGAAAGATACTCTGATCTTACTGATGATTCTTCATTGCTTGTACAAGCAATGGAACTATCTGGTCCAAGATGA